In Providencia rettgeri, the following proteins share a genomic window:
- the tmexC gene encoding multidrug efflux RND transporter periplasmic adaptor subunit TMexC — protein sequence MNKFREWITFSVISCLVAVTLVGCDKPEEQGEEAPAREVDVLSVQTEPFTVVAELPGRIEPVRVAEVRARVAGIVLKRTFEEGADVKAGDVLFQIDPAPFKAALSRAQGELARAEAQLFQAQAMVRRYEPLVKINAVSQQDFDNAKAALQSAQADKRSAQANVETARLDLGYAEVRAPIAGRIGRAQVTEGALVGQGEATLLARIQQLDPVYADFTQPAADALRLRAAIAEGKVTGASDQPLSLRVDGTDIESKGTLLFTDISVDRSTGQIALRGQFDNPEGVLLPGMYVRVRTPQGLNQNAILVPQRAVQRSADGQASVMLLGEGDTVEVRQVTTGAMQGSRWQISEGLQAGDKVITSSLAAIRPGAKVIPREQGAAEKAPQSQAQ from the coding sequence ATGAACAAATTTCGCGAGTGGATCACTTTTTCCGTGATCTCCTGTTTGGTCGCCGTGACCCTGGTTGGCTGCGACAAGCCCGAAGAGCAAGGGGAGGAGGCGCCGGCGCGTGAAGTCGATGTGCTCAGCGTGCAGACCGAGCCCTTCACCGTGGTTGCCGAGCTACCAGGACGCATCGAGCCGGTGCGTGTCGCCGAGGTGCGCGCGCGGGTGGCGGGGATCGTGCTCAAGCGCACCTTTGAGGAAGGGGCCGACGTGAAGGCCGGCGACGTGCTGTTCCAGATCGACCCTGCGCCGTTCAAAGCGGCCCTGTCGCGGGCGCAGGGTGAACTGGCCCGCGCCGAGGCGCAGTTGTTCCAGGCCCAGGCGATGGTTCGCCGATACGAGCCGCTGGTGAAGATCAACGCCGTCAGCCAGCAGGATTTCGACAACGCCAAGGCCGCTCTGCAGAGTGCCCAGGCCGACAAGCGATCGGCCCAGGCCAATGTCGAAACCGCCCGCCTGGACCTGGGCTATGCCGAGGTTCGCGCACCCATTGCCGGACGCATCGGCCGAGCCCAGGTCACCGAAGGGGCGCTGGTAGGCCAGGGTGAGGCGACTCTGCTAGCGCGTATCCAGCAACTTGATCCGGTGTACGCCGACTTCACCCAGCCGGCTGCCGACGCCCTGCGCCTGCGCGCGGCCATCGCCGAGGGCAAGGTTACCGGCGCTAGCGACCAGCCGTTGTCGCTGCGCGTCGATGGTACCGATATCGAGAGCAAGGGCACGCTGCTGTTCACTGATATCTCGGTGGATCGCAGCACCGGGCAAATCGCCCTGCGAGGGCAGTTCGACAACCCCGAGGGCGTGTTGCTGCCGGGTATGTACGTGCGTGTGCGCACGCCGCAGGGGCTCAACCAGAACGCCATCCTGGTGCCGCAACGTGCCGTGCAGCGTTCGGCTGACGGCCAGGCCAGCGTGATGCTGCTGGGCGAGGGCGATACCGTCGAGGTGCGCCAGGTCACTACTGGCGCCATGCAAGGCTCGCGCTGGCAGATCAGCGAGGGCCTGCAGGCCGGCGACAAGGTG
- a CDS encoding TetR/AcrR family transcriptional regulator has protein sequence MDLTAADEKLLKALAIAIVDHPRATFKEIAQAAGVSKATLNRFCGTRDNLIEMLLDHGSVVIYRVIADADLESAPLDALHRLIEGHLTHRELLVFLSFQWRPDTFDLDAGGCRWLPYSETLDEFFLRGQKLGVFRIDIGAPALTEIFSSLIFGLVDAERRGRIARAGMAALIEQFFLNGACNYQT, from the coding sequence ATGGATTTAACTGCTGCCGATGAGAAATTGCTGAAGGCCCTGGCGATCGCCATCGTTGACCACCCGCGAGCCACGTTCAAAGAAATAGCCCAGGCAGCGGGAGTCAGCAAGGCGACGCTAAACAGGTTTTGCGGCACCCGCGACAACCTGATCGAGATGCTTCTGGATCATGGTTCGGTGGTTATTTATCGGGTCATTGCCGATGCCGATCTTGAGTCGGCGCCCTTGGACGCATTGCATCGCCTGATCGAAGGCCATTTGACTCACAGGGAGTTGTTGGTTTTCCTCTCATTTCAGTGGCGCCCGGACACGTTTGATTTAGATGCAGGCGGCTGCCGATGGCTGCCTTACTCAGAAACGCTGGACGAGTTCTTTCTACGCGGGCAAAAACTGGGCGTATTCCGTATCGATATCGGTGCCCCGGCGCTTACCGAAATCTTCTCCTCCTTGATCTTCGGCCTGGTAGACGCCGAGCGCCGCGGCCGTATCGCACGCGCAGGTATGGCGGCGTTGATCGAGCAATTCTTCCTGAACGGGGCTTGCAACTACCAAACTTAA